The following is a genomic window from Cuculus canorus isolate bCucCan1 chromosome 22, bCucCan1.pri, whole genome shotgun sequence.
AAGGTCCACCAGCCCAGTCTGCCTGGCACAGTCAGACCTTCAGTTAATGTACAATGTAAACacaacccaaactctctgtTTAGGATCTATGTGTTTATGAGATACATTAAACTCAGATAAGTTAATCTTGCATTAATAACTCATGCATAAGATGAAAAGCTGTGACAATAAATTGCTTATAGGGAAGTTACATGAACAACTACATCAGGAACTGCACCAAAGGCTTCCTGTGGGATGACACAAACCACAGCTTTGGTTATTCTATTGATACAGGTTCAGGATGGTATCAGCATGATGCATGTTCTCCTCTTCGGAGCCTACTTTGGGCTGGCAGTCTCCTCACGCTTCTCTGAGCCATCACCAAGGTCTGAGAAGAAAGCAAGTACCCCAAAGTCGGATTTATTGGCAATGTTGGGTAAGGCTTTTGCTTTAACGTCTCGGTTGAAAGAAGAGATTGGAGTGAGAATATAAGGAATGTTTCTGGAGGCTGGCCAGGGCACGCTGGAGCTTTTGCATCCAAAGTGCAGGTCTCAATGCAGCCAAGCACAGAAAACTTCCGTGCTTCGTGGGTTCTGACGATGAGTTGGTGAGTCTCAGCATGTTTCCTTCCACTATACAAACtactcctgcagcagctgtggcttAGTTTGACTTTGTCAGTACCAGCATAAAGGCTGTGCCAGGTTAACcattccctttcccagctgAGCGCCCTTTGGGCTTGTGTAGGCACATTGGTAAGGGATTGATGCACCAAAACTAAGGTCACTGCTTGTGTTTCGGCACTGCTTGCGGTTCGCTGCTGGGACTAAGgctcagttttgttttgcaaggTGCTGGACAGAGATATAAAAAGGCGGTCCCTGCCTAGTCAtgtaaatgaaaagataaaagcCTGATGTAGGGTGGGGAATGCGATACAGACAGGCACATGAGAAACTATCTGAGTGATGACAGGCTAAATGTACGGGAGttccattctttttcttaaagaaacactttggttttgttattgcCCTGACTTCTGCTATGTAACTGCCACCAGACGAACAAAAGTCTTTTGGCAAAGGCGCACAATCCAATTCTCGGTCAGGCGTCGCCCTGTTTAGGGGAAGAGAAACTTAAGTGCTGCTCTTTTGAGTCCCTGGAGCTTTTGCTTTGCTGGAGAATTTGAGGAGATCAGTATTTTCATCTAACTCTTCACGACACCGTTAAGCCTTCGTTACCATTTTAGTGCACCTTACTACAACCAAGTGCTTACTCTTTGGAGTAGTTATATTGGCTTGGCTTGTAAACTTCCTGAGGTAACCTGGGCAGAAAGGAGCAACTGAACAGGCAAGTTCCTCATCATGATTTGGTTTTGCATCCTGCTTCTGAGGGCTGTGTGAAGAGTGCTGAGGTCTTCACCCATATTTGCACTCATGCTGTGACTTCTGTTTCCATAGCTGAGCAGATCCTTAGCAGAATGCTTCAGTGGCACCAgtacaatcttttttttttctttcttttttaatgactgACTGATTCCCTCATCAATGGGACTAAGATTGTCATAGTACAGATCATTCCACCAGTCCTCACTGCTACCATAGGTTTTCCATTGCCAAAATGGCCTTTTCTATCCGAGAGGCATGGTTATCACTGCCGTGGTGCACTGAAAGAGTGAAAATTAGCAATGGAAATCAGATTTCAAGGAGCCAGGAGAAGCTTGTACAAAAGCAATAGCAGCCAGGGTTGCTAGAAGCTGTGTTTAACCATCGTGCTTTGCAGTGACGATGCCTGTACCACTTTTTAATTGACTTGAACAAGAATAGTTCAGATTTTACTGACAGGTGAATGGCACAAGGATGTGGTATGGCGAATGGAAAATTAGCTATGGAGGTTGGCTGGACAGCAAAAAATAATGACTGGGCAAGGCAGAGTAAACTATTGCTTGCTACACACAGCCCAGGGAGCAGAGGCATGGATTACCACGATCAAACTTAGTGTGAGgcctcctgctcccctctgccGGCTGGGATTTGATCTGTGCATGTGAATCCATAGAAAAGATGTGTCTGTAGGAAAAGATGTGTCCTGCCAAGCAGTGAACTTGTTTTATAGAGGCTGAGATTCCTAAATGCTGACAATTAGGGCCCAGGTCATATGAGCAGAACTTGTTTTCATTCCTCTTGTTAGCAAAGCGTGTGTGGTCATGAAGGTGTGACACTGCAGTGATCTTacagaaggaaagggaattGTTCTTTTGGACCCCTATACAAGGGAGTAGCTGTTTGGTAGGTAACTTCCttacaaataacaaaaaatttaGGCTGTGTACAGCTGCGTTGGTGAAGCGTGATCCCCTCAGCCCAAGCTATTGgtctgtagccctcctctggagtaTTCCTATTAGAGGGAGAGAGGATTCTGTTCTTATGATCcatcctgtttttctcttcaaaatctGCCAGGAGGCAACACAACCAGTACCAGTTGTACTGGCAACGAAGGTAAAAGGCATTCCAAAGTGCACTTTGGGTTTATTCATAGTGATTTTGTACCATGTGAGCTGTTTTCTCATCCTCCTTGGCTTGCTTTCATTCTCtcttgctgctggttttgaacAGTTACTCTACAGTTCCatgaaaaggagcagaaatgtTTGTCAGGAACATTGGAGCATGTCCCTGGTGCTTGTGGAGAACAGGCAGGACGCTGGTTGGTTGGAAATCAACAGGGGAACTGTTCCCACTTGTACCTGAACCTGCGTTTAAGGGGATGGTAGACCAAAGTTGATGTTAAAGGTGTTCTTGAGAAGAGGATCCCACCTGCAGCCGCCTCCAGCTCAGCCCGATGCTGGCAGAGCCATGCTTTGGCTGTGTGATGTTGCAGCGGCGTGTTTCTGGGAAGGTGGTGGTACAGCAGGAAGCTCTCAGGGCTGTCTGCATGGTGAAATCTTGTCCTTTCTTTATAACGTGAGAATTATAGTCAATGCAAAATGTGGAGTGGAGCCCTCCAGAGGCAACCGGTGATGGAGTTGCTGTGTTTTAGCGCAGGTAATGACAGTTGCTTGTCTTTGTCTCCAAGGTACTCTCTTTCTGTGGGTGTTCTGGCCGAGCTTCAATTCTGTGCTAGTAACAGCAGACAGGAACAAAGCAGTCTACAACACCTACTTTGCCCTTGCAGCGAGTGCTGTTATTGCTTTCGTGTTGTCCGTTCTGACCACCAAGGATGGAAAATTGAGAATGGTAAGACACAAGGGGAAATCACTGCAgggaaaaggtatttttgtgTTCCTATCAGTAGCACACTGAAAGGATAAGAGCtactaaatgaaaataagtcCCGATTTTCAGCACGACAGTGATCATCAGCCTCCCAAGGAGAACTGAAGCTGTAACTCAGAAATCACGTTCTCAGATTGTCATTTGTAGTATACAGAGGCCCAAATACACCCTAGAGAATAGCAGTCTCTGATATTGGGCTGCTGTAAGTGATGACTGAATTCTCAcaccctgttttgttttggtttattttgcagGCTCACATCCACAGCGCGGTGCTAGCTGGCGGGGTCACTGTTGGCTATGTTGCAGCAAGTATTGACTACCCTTGGATTGCGATGATCTTGGGTCTGCTTGCCGGTGTGATTACCATACTAGGATCTTATTGTTTAGAGGTAGTATTCAAAACCTGAAGCTGTTCTCCTATAAGCTGTATAAACTTCTAGTAAAACCTCTCTTCCAAAGAGATTAACGCTAGGAAACCTTAAGTCTTTTGAGCAGAGAACAGGATTGCAACTCACAAGACCAAAGTTCATTTCCAGGGTCTGCAATAGATAATATGCCATTATCAGCTCGTGTTTTGGTGTATCCcttaaagcttttcttcttcccagagATGCTGGAATCCTGTTCTCAAGATTCATGATTCTGCTGGAATTCATTTCACTTTTGGCTTGCCTAGTGTTCTTGGAGCTCTTGCCCACGTCGTTATCTTCGTAATAAAAAGCTGGAATCATGGACCACGGTACATAAATTCTTGCTATTAAGTAATAAGCATAGCTAATTGTTATTGTAGTGTGCCTTGAGAAGAGTTGTCATATGTACAGAAAG
Proteins encoded in this region:
- the RHCE gene encoding blood group Rh(CE) polypeptide isoform X2, with protein sequence MMIFGFGFFLTFLRRYGFSSTGFNLLIIALGVQCSILTEGLLPFQHQSEDKDVLKTITKAAVSMTAVVISTGAVLGKANPVQLILMTIVEIMFFHTSRWINNTFLMVQDGISMMHVLLFGAYFGLAVSSRFSEPSPRSEKKASTPKSDLLAMLGTLFLWVFWPSFNSVLVTADRNKAVYNTYFALAASAVIAFVLSVLTTKDGKLRMAHIHSAVLAGGVTVGYVAASIDYPWIAMILGLLAGVITILGSYCLERCWNPVLKIHDSAGIHFTFGLPSVLGALAHVVIFVIKSWNHGPRLGYFVMFHIGAFCVTISVALITGFITGLILNLKLFQTIPVSKYFDDLFYWEFPHLAVGF